The genomic interval CCGGTTTCTTGGAAGACTTTAGCGTGCCGATCATCGCCGCCAGCAAAGGCCGCGAGTACGCTAGAATTTATCAAGCCTCCGCCGAGAGCGAAAAGCCGTTGCACGAATTGGAGAAGGAAGCCTTCGGCTGGGACCACGCCGAGCTGGGCGCATTGGTGTGCAACGAATGGGAAATGCCTGAAGACATTGGCGCGGCTATCAGCGCGCAGAACGATCCGGACAGTGAGATGCGGCCTGACCCGATTTTTTATGTGCACGATCTGGAAACGCAGGAAGACGAGACGTGGCGCGATCATTTCAAGCAACAAGTCCTCACCCAATACGACGTGACCGAAAAGGCATTGAACCGGGTACTCGATGACGCAGAGACCAAAGCCAGAGATTTGGTGCGGTTGATTGCCTGAGTGCCATCAGCGCCTCCTTTAATCCGCGCCAAAAGAGCCGGTTCGGGCTGCATTGAGGGCTCGCTTCAAAAGGTCCGAAAAAACTGGCCTCAAAACTAATTTTCAATTTTTTCAGAAAAAGCTTGTGAAAAGTTTCACACACCCTATTTTGGCCGCGCTTTAGATTGTTTTCCCGCCCGTTTTGGGCGCAAAAAGCACTATTTTGATGCAAATGCAGAGGATATTGGTCGCCCTATTCCTGTTTCTCGCGATCCCTCTGGCTCTGGCCGAAAAACCGTCTTCCGACGAAAATCAGCCCGTGAGCCACGAGGAAGGCCATTCTGCGTCCGCCCACGGCGAGCACGCCGAAGGGCTTTCAGCTCACGCACCGGTGATTTATGAGGTGGGGCCGCTGCAAATTACTAACTCTATGTTTGTCACGATGATCGTGGCGTTGGGGATTATCATTGTGGCGCAGCTGGCTACGAGAAAAGTGCGGCTGATCCCTGCCGGCCTGCAAAATTTTGTGGAGTATCTTGTGGAAGGGCTTTACGGATTTTTCGAAAGCATCGTGGGGCCGCAGATGGTGAAGCAAACGTTTTGGTTCTTCGGCACGATCTTTATTTTCATTTTATTTTCCAACTGGTTCGGTCTCATTCCCGGAATGGGCACGATGGGCTGGGGCTTGGATGATCACGGCCACTTCGCCGAGCCGCTGATGCGCGGGGTGAATGCGGATCTCAACATGACCCTCGCGATGGCCGCGCTCTTTATGATTCTGTGGCTTTATTGGAGCCTCAAAGCGATTGGCGCGGGTGGGTTTTTGGGCCACATCTTTAATGTCAAAGGGCACGGATCGGGCTTCTTTGGAGTATTCCTTGTGATTGTGTTCATCTTTGTGGGCCTCATCGAGGTGGTCTCCATTGGCGTGCGGCCGGTGGCATTGACCTTCCGGCTCTACGGCAACGTGTTTGCCGGTGAAAATATTTTG from Limisphaerales bacterium carries:
- the atpB gene encoding F0F1 ATP synthase subunit A, with amino-acid sequence MQRILVALFLFLAIPLALAEKPSSDENQPVSHEEGHSASAHGEHAEGLSAHAPVIYEVGPLQITNSMFVTMIVALGIIIVAQLATRKVRLIPAGLQNFVEYLVEGLYGFFESIVGPQMVKQTFWFFGTIFIFILFSNWFGLIPGMGTMGWGLDDHGHFAEPLMRGVNADLNMTLAMAALFMILWLYWSLKAIGAGGFLGHIFNVKGHGSGFFGVFLVIVFIFVGLIEVVSIGVRPVALTFRLYGNVFAGENILETVMKLGGPYFGWLAVLPFYLLEILVGLVQALVFALLTSVFTALMCEHHDDDHSEEHAH